In one window of Streptomyces sp. NBC_01224 DNA:
- a CDS encoding glycoside hydrolase family 97 protein, with the protein MSLHKPWRTRIGTLSVVLCGALASTLLTAAGARAEESAWTVRDKPDGPRAELRLDRLTGSLSLAVSREGGTVIAPSPVGIVTERADLTSGLGFLGRSDRSVDEHYRTSAGKTRSRTVHMRESRFRFRTAAGARLDLLVRASADGVAYRYVLPGDTGNVLHEASAFTLPEGASAWLGNYRKDNENLFNAYSATGAPAGEYMMQGLFRTGGGYALVAESDLTGSYSGARLVHDAGSPTYRVKLWDERIQVKGALTTPWRAVVTGDLATVTESTFTDDLAPASEVRDTSWIKPGRALWTWLAGGRPAGQSLEMQKGYVDYAAARHWPYTVVDAGWYFDPDQWDVTDPDWQSHSWIPELVRYGRERGVGIQVWIHHRDLDTAEERAQWLPTLEKWGVKGVKIDFMDSEAQETFQWYDKILPETAAHHLLVNFHGSTIPKGIQRTWPHVMSLEGVNGEEKKTNTAQHLTTLPFTRNVIGSMDFTPGAFQRPNRPNAASDAGELGLSVLYESGVQNLAGTPESYEARPVARHFLEQLPDAWDDTRLLAGEPGSSAVLARRSGGRWFIGGTYAGTAHTAEVPLRIESGRWLVETVTDGPTGLVRTARAVRGGDALSVDVVADGGFAAVACRWAPGRTSCDR; encoded by the coding sequence GTGTCACTGCACAAGCCATGGAGAACCCGGATCGGAACACTGTCGGTGGTCCTGTGCGGCGCGCTCGCGTCGACGCTGCTGACGGCGGCCGGCGCGCGCGCCGAGGAGAGCGCCTGGACGGTACGGGACAAGCCCGACGGGCCCCGCGCGGAGCTGCGGCTCGACCGGTTGACGGGGTCACTGAGCCTGGCGGTGTCCCGCGAAGGCGGGACGGTCATCGCCCCGTCACCCGTGGGGATCGTGACCGAGCGGGCCGACCTCACCTCGGGGCTGGGGTTCCTCGGCCGCAGCGACCGCTCGGTCGACGAGCACTACCGCACGAGCGCGGGCAAGACCCGGAGCCGCACCGTCCACATGCGTGAATCGCGCTTCCGGTTCCGTACCGCCGCAGGCGCCCGGCTCGATCTGCTCGTCCGGGCCTCCGCCGACGGTGTCGCCTACCGCTACGTGCTGCCCGGTGACACGGGCAACGTCCTGCACGAGGCCTCCGCGTTCACCCTGCCCGAGGGTGCGTCCGCCTGGCTCGGCAACTACCGCAAGGACAACGAGAACCTCTTCAACGCGTACTCCGCCACGGGCGCCCCGGCCGGTGAGTACATGATGCAGGGGCTGTTCCGTACCGGAGGCGGCTACGCCCTGGTCGCCGAGTCCGACCTCACCGGCAGCTACTCCGGGGCCCGTCTGGTGCATGACGCGGGCTCCCCCACCTACCGCGTCAAGCTCTGGGACGAGCGGATCCAGGTGAAGGGCGCGCTCACCACGCCTTGGCGCGCCGTGGTCACCGGCGACCTGGCGACCGTCACCGAGTCCACCTTCACGGACGATCTCGCCCCGGCCTCCGAGGTCCGCGACACCTCCTGGATCAAGCCGGGCCGGGCCCTGTGGACCTGGCTGGCGGGCGGGCGTCCGGCGGGCCAGAGCCTGGAGATGCAGAAGGGGTACGTCGACTACGCGGCCGCCCGCCACTGGCCGTACACCGTCGTCGACGCGGGGTGGTACTTCGACCCGGACCAGTGGGACGTCACCGACCCCGACTGGCAGTCCCACAGCTGGATTCCTGAGCTGGTGCGCTACGGCAGGGAGCGCGGCGTCGGAATCCAGGTCTGGATCCACCACCGCGACCTGGACACCGCCGAGGAGCGCGCCCAGTGGCTGCCCACGCTGGAGAAGTGGGGCGTCAAGGGGGTGAAGATCGACTTCATGGACTCGGAGGCGCAGGAGACGTTCCAGTGGTACGACAAGATCCTCCCCGAGACGGCGGCCCACCACCTCCTGGTCAACTTCCACGGCTCCACGATCCCCAAGGGCATCCAGCGCACCTGGCCGCACGTCATGTCGCTGGAGGGCGTCAACGGCGAGGAGAAGAAGACGAACACCGCCCAGCATCTGACCACGCTTCCGTTCACCCGGAACGTGATCGGCTCCATGGACTTCACCCCCGGCGCCTTCCAACGCCCGAACCGGCCCAACGCCGCGTCCGACGCGGGTGAGCTGGGCCTGTCGGTGCTGTACGAGTCCGGGGTACAGAATCTGGCCGGCACCCCCGAGTCGTACGAAGCCCGCCCGGTGGCCCGGCACTTCCTGGAGCAGCTGCCGGACGCCTGGGACGACACCCGGCTGCTGGCGGGTGAGCCCGGAAGCAGCGCGGTCCTGGCCCGCCGCAGCGGCGGCCGCTGGTTCATCGGTGGTACGTACGCGGGCACGGCGCACACCGCCGAGGTGCCCCTGCGGATCGAGTCCGGCCGATGGCTGGTCGAGACGGTGACGGACGGGCCGACGGGGCTGGTGCGCACGGCCCGCGCGGTGCGGGGCGGCGACGCGCTGTCGGTGGATGTGGTTGCCGACGGCGGCTTCGCCGCGGTGGCCTGCCGCTGGGCCCCGGGCCGCACCTCGTGCGACCGCTGA
- the pruA gene encoding L-glutamate gamma-semialdehyde dehydrogenase, producing the protein MDAVTQVPAPVNEPVHSYAPGSPERARLEAKLKELSQNPIDLPMTIGGEKRMGGGERFDVVQPHNHKAVIGTFAGATQQDAQDAIDAALAAAPAWRAMSFDDRAAIILRAAELLSGPWRETLAASTMLGQSKTAQQAEIDTPCELVDFWRFNVHYARQILAEQPPANSPGVWNRMDHRPLEGFVYAITPFNFTAIAGNLPTAPALMGNVVVWKPSPTQTHAAVLLMQLLEEAGLPKGVINLVTGDGIAVSEVALNHRDLAGIHFTGSTPTFQHLWKTVGNNIANYRTYPRLVGETGGKDFVVAHPSADHAVLKTALTRGSFEFQGQKCSASSRAYVPASIWNSGFKEKFAAEVDSITMGDVTDLSNFIGAVIDERSFAKNKAAIDRAKSDPSCTIIAGGTYDDSVGYFVRPTVIECSDPENEVFTTEYFGPILAVHVYEDDKYDEMLEQMESVSDYALTGSVIAGDRAAAAHTMEKLRYAAGNFYINDKSTGAVVGQQPFGGGRASGTNDKAGAPQNLQRWTLTRAIKETLVPPTDYTYPHQG; encoded by the coding sequence ATGGACGCTGTTACTCAGGTCCCCGCGCCGGTCAACGAGCCGGTCCACTCCTACGCCCCGGGTTCCCCGGAGCGCGCCCGCCTGGAGGCGAAGCTCAAGGAGCTCAGCCAGAACCCGATCGACCTTCCGATGACCATCGGTGGCGAGAAGCGGATGGGCGGCGGCGAGCGCTTCGACGTCGTGCAGCCGCACAACCACAAGGCCGTCATCGGTACGTTCGCCGGCGCCACGCAGCAGGACGCCCAGGACGCGATCGACGCCGCGCTGGCCGCCGCCCCGGCCTGGCGCGCGATGTCCTTCGACGACCGCGCCGCGATCATCCTGCGCGCCGCCGAGCTGTTGTCCGGTCCCTGGCGCGAGACGCTGGCCGCATCCACGATGCTCGGCCAGTCGAAGACCGCCCAGCAGGCCGAGATCGACACTCCCTGTGAGCTCGTCGACTTCTGGCGCTTCAACGTGCACTACGCGCGCCAGATCCTGGCCGAGCAGCCCCCGGCCAACTCGCCGGGCGTGTGGAACCGCATGGACCACCGCCCGCTGGAGGGCTTCGTCTACGCGATCACGCCGTTCAACTTCACGGCCATCGCGGGCAACCTGCCCACCGCCCCCGCCCTCATGGGCAACGTCGTGGTGTGGAAGCCGTCCCCGACGCAGACCCACGCCGCCGTGCTGCTGATGCAGCTCCTGGAAGAGGCGGGTCTGCCCAAGGGCGTCATCAACCTGGTGACCGGTGACGGCATTGCCGTCTCCGAGGTGGCCCTGAACCACCGCGACCTGGCCGGCATCCACTTCACCGGTTCGACCCCCACCTTCCAGCACCTGTGGAAGACGGTCGGCAACAACATCGCCAACTACCGCACCTACCCGCGGCTCGTCGGCGAGACCGGCGGCAAGGACTTCGTCGTCGCCCACCCGTCGGCCGACCACGCCGTGCTGAAGACCGCGCTGACCCGTGGCTCCTTCGAGTTCCAGGGCCAGAAGTGCTCGGCTTCCTCCCGTGCGTACGTCCCGGCCTCCATCTGGAACTCCGGCTTCAAGGAGAAGTTCGCGGCCGAGGTCGACTCCATCACCATGGGCGACGTCACCGACCTGTCGAACTTCATCGGTGCCGTCATCGACGAGCGCTCGTTCGCCAAGAACAAGGCCGCGATCGACCGCGCCAAGTCCGACCCGTCCTGCACGATCATCGCGGGCGGCACGTACGACGACTCGGTGGGCTACTTCGTCCGCCCGACCGTCATCGAGTGCAGCGACCCGGAGAACGAGGTCTTCACGACCGAGTACTTCGGCCCGATCCTCGCCGTGCACGTCTACGAGGACGACAAGTACGACGAGATGCTGGAGCAGATGGAGTCGGTCTCCGACTACGCGCTGACCGGTTCCGTCATCGCGGGCGACCGCGCCGCGGCCGCGCACACGATGGAGAAGCTGCGGTACGCCGCGGGCAACTTCTACATCAACGACAAGTCGACCGGTGCCGTCGTCGGCCAGCAGCCCTTCGGTGGCGGCCGCGCCTCGGGTACGAACGACAAGGCGGGCGCCCCGCAGAACCTGCAGCGCTGGACCCTGACCCGGGCCATCAAGGAGACGCTGGTTCCGCCGACCGACTACACCTACCCCCACCAGGGCTGA
- a CDS encoding proline dehydrogenase family protein, with product MLGPVILAASRSDKMRRFISAAPGTKQVVDRFIAGETVDQVVPIIEDAAGKGLEVTLDVVGEDITTPEQAAAARDAYLELIERLKDLGLGTKAEMSVKLSMFGQALDGGHELALANVRPVVEAAAAIGTTVTLDAEDHTTLDSMFAIHEELRKDFPQTGCVIQAYLFRTEEDAGRLAAAGSRVRIVKGAYKEPASVAYQDKAEIDKAYVRILRTLMEGEGYPMIGSHDPRLIAIAQELARKAGRKLDEYEFQMLYGIRSDEHIRLAAEGHRMRVYTAYGTDWYGYFMRRLAEKPANLLFFGRSILTKG from the coding sequence GTGCTGGGTCCCGTGATTCTCGCCGCGTCCCGCAGCGACAAGATGCGCCGTTTCATCTCGGCCGCACCTGGCACCAAGCAGGTCGTCGACCGGTTCATCGCCGGTGAGACCGTCGACCAGGTCGTCCCGATCATCGAGGACGCCGCCGGCAAGGGTCTCGAAGTCACCCTCGACGTGGTCGGCGAGGACATCACCACCCCCGAACAGGCCGCCGCCGCCCGCGATGCCTACCTCGAACTGATCGAGCGCCTCAAGGACCTGGGCCTGGGCACCAAGGCCGAGATGTCCGTCAAGCTCTCCATGTTCGGCCAAGCGCTGGACGGCGGCCACGAGCTGGCGCTCGCCAATGTCCGCCCGGTCGTCGAGGCCGCTGCCGCGATCGGCACCACGGTCACGCTGGACGCCGAGGACCACACCACCCTCGACTCGATGTTCGCCATCCACGAGGAGCTGCGGAAGGACTTCCCGCAGACCGGTTGTGTGATCCAGGCGTACTTGTTCCGCACCGAGGAGGACGCCGGCCGCCTGGCCGCCGCCGGCAGCCGCGTCCGCATCGTGAAGGGCGCCTACAAGGAGCCCGCCTCCGTCGCGTACCAGGACAAGGCCGAGATCGACAAGGCGTACGTCCGCATTCTGAGGACCCTGATGGAGGGCGAGGGCTACCCGATGATCGGGTCGCACGACCCGCGCCTGATCGCCATCGCCCAGGAGCTGGCCCGGAAGGCCGGGCGCAAGCTGGACGAGTACGAGTTCCAGATGCTGTACGGCATCCGCAGCGACGAGCACATCCGGCTCGCGGCCGAGGGCCACCGGATGCGCGTATACACCGCGTACGGCACCGACTGGTACGGCTACTTCATGCGCCGCCTCGCGGAGAAGCCGGCGAACCTGCTGTTCTTCGGCCGCTCCATCCTCACCAAGGGCTGA